One genomic region from Leifsonia poae encodes:
- a CDS encoding glycoside hydrolase family 35 protein, with the protein MSTFEIVGDDFALDGRPFRILSGAIHYFRVHPDDWADRIRKARLMGLNTIETYVPWNAHEPRAGEWEQSGGLDLGRFLQTIADEGMYAIVRPGPYICAEWDNGGLPAWLFTDPEVGIRRSEPKFVAAVSRYLERVLAVVAPRQITEGGPVILVQIENEYGAYGDDKGYLRILTDLTRASGIVVPLTTVDQPEPAMLENGSLPELHKTASFGSRSRERLATLREHQPTGPLMCSEFWDGWFDHWGAHHHTTPFDQTAADLDALLAAGASVNLYMFHGGTNFGFTNGANDKGVYQPLVTSYDYDAPLDEAGNPTAKFWAFREVLGRYTDLPDEVPVVSGPAPVFEAALTASVPLLSVADRLGEWVWTDELPTMDSLGHYTGFALYQTEIDVPEPAVLELAEVRDRAHVFVNRARIGTLDRDHHDRAITLAPSRGTLTLLVEDQGRVDYGPRIGEPKGLIGPARLDAAELNRWGVLPIDLTSLDPVRETLTALTASALAGPAFARGTFHLDEPADLFLDTAHWGKGVVWVNGFALGRYWTRGPQRTMYVPGAVLTPGENEVIVLELDAGASTAIRFVAALDLGHTDF; encoded by the coding sequence ATGAGCACGTTCGAGATCGTCGGAGACGACTTCGCTCTCGATGGCCGCCCGTTCCGCATCCTGTCGGGGGCGATCCACTACTTCCGGGTGCATCCCGACGACTGGGCCGACCGCATCCGCAAGGCGCGGCTGATGGGGCTCAATACCATCGAGACCTACGTCCCGTGGAACGCCCACGAGCCGCGCGCGGGGGAGTGGGAGCAGTCGGGCGGCCTCGACCTCGGCCGGTTCCTGCAGACGATCGCCGACGAGGGCATGTACGCCATCGTGCGCCCGGGGCCCTACATCTGCGCCGAATGGGACAATGGCGGCCTTCCTGCCTGGCTCTTCACCGACCCGGAGGTCGGCATCCGCCGCAGCGAGCCGAAGTTCGTCGCCGCTGTGAGCCGCTATCTCGAGCGTGTGCTCGCTGTCGTCGCCCCGCGGCAGATCACCGAGGGCGGTCCGGTGATCCTCGTGCAGATCGAGAACGAGTACGGCGCCTACGGCGACGACAAGGGGTATCTGCGCATCCTCACCGACCTCACCCGGGCGTCCGGCATCGTCGTGCCGCTCACCACGGTCGATCAGCCGGAACCGGCGATGCTCGAGAACGGCTCCCTGCCCGAGCTGCACAAAACCGCCTCGTTCGGGTCGCGATCGCGCGAACGCCTCGCCACCCTGCGCGAGCACCAGCCGACCGGTCCGCTGATGTGCTCGGAGTTCTGGGACGGCTGGTTCGACCACTGGGGCGCCCACCACCACACCACCCCCTTCGATCAGACCGCCGCCGATCTGGACGCGCTGCTCGCGGCCGGCGCCTCGGTCAACCTCTACATGTTCCACGGCGGCACCAACTTCGGCTTCACCAACGGAGCCAACGACAAGGGCGTCTACCAGCCGCTCGTCACCAGCTACGACTACGACGCCCCGCTCGACGAGGCCGGCAACCCCACGGCGAAGTTCTGGGCGTTCCGCGAAGTGCTCGGCCGGTACACCGACCTTCCGGATGAGGTGCCCGTCGTATCGGGGCCTGCACCGGTCTTCGAGGCGGCGCTCACCGCATCCGTGCCGCTGCTGTCGGTGGCCGATCGTCTGGGCGAGTGGGTGTGGACCGACGAACTTCCCACGATGGACTCGCTCGGGCACTACACCGGGTTCGCGCTGTACCAGACCGAGATCGACGTGCCGGAGCCGGCCGTGCTCGAGCTGGCCGAGGTGCGCGATCGCGCCCACGTCTTCGTGAACCGGGCACGCATCGGAACCCTCGATCGCGACCACCACGACCGCGCGATCACGCTCGCACCCAGCCGCGGAACCCTCACCCTGCTCGTCGAAGACCAGGGTCGGGTCGACTACGGCCCGCGCATCGGCGAGCCGAAGGGTCTGATCGGCCCGGCGCGGCTCGACGCCGCCGAGCTGAACCGCTGGGGCGTGCTGCCGATCGACCTGACCTCGCTCGACCCGGTGCGCGAGACACTGACCGCGCTCACCGCGTCCGCGCTGGCCGGTCCCGCGTTCGCCCGGGGGACCTTCCATCTCGACGAGCCGGCCGACCTCTTCCTCGACACCGCGCACTGGGGCAAAGGCGTCGTGTGGGTGAACGGGTTCGCTCTCGGCCGATACTGGACCAGGGGCCCGCAACGCACGATGTACGTGCCGGGCGCTGTGCTCACGCCGGGCGAGAACGAGGTGATCGTGCTCGAACTCGATGCGGGCGCCTCCACCGCGATCCGCTTCGTGGCCGCTCTCGATCTCGGGCACACCGACTTCTGA
- a CDS encoding ABC transporter substrate-binding protein — MNSTSRGALRRIATTIAATAVLGASLVACSSGGGSASGSASDIDEALKKGGTITYWSWTPSAEAQVAAFEKEYPKVKVNLVNAGTNTTEYTKLQNSIKAGSGAPDVAQVEYYAIPQFALGKALVDLKAYGFDSLKSDYSAGPWGSVNVDGGLYGLPQDSGPMALFYNKKVFDQYGLTVPTTWDEYIADAKKLHAADPTKYITSDTGDPGFATSMIWQAGGRPFSASGSKVSIDLQDQGTKKWTASWNQLVEGKLLSSIPGWSDDWFKALGNGTIASLVTGAWMPGVLESSVKDASGDWRVAPMPTYDGTAANAENGGGAQVVLKQSKNPALAAGFVKWLNNSKASVKVFLESGGFPSTTADLNSSDFLASAPEYFGGQKINEVLVDGAKNVSSGWQYLPFQVYANSIFADSVGQSYAAGSDLNTGLQAWQKSLVDYGNQQGFTVTGK; from the coding sequence ATGAACAGCACATCCAGGGGCGCGTTGCGGCGGATCGCCACGACGATCGCCGCGACCGCGGTGCTCGGCGCCTCGCTCGTCGCCTGCTCCAGCGGCGGCGGCAGCGCATCAGGCAGCGCCTCCGATATCGACGAGGCGCTCAAAAAGGGCGGAACGATCACCTACTGGTCGTGGACCCCGTCGGCCGAGGCCCAGGTCGCCGCCTTCGAAAAGGAGTACCCGAAGGTGAAGGTGAACCTGGTGAACGCCGGCACCAACACCACCGAGTACACCAAACTGCAGAACTCGATCAAGGCCGGCTCGGGCGCACCGGACGTCGCCCAGGTCGAGTACTACGCCATCCCGCAGTTCGCGCTCGGCAAGGCCCTCGTCGATCTGAAGGCGTACGGCTTCGACTCCCTCAAATCCGACTACAGCGCCGGACCGTGGGGCTCGGTCAACGTCGATGGCGGGCTCTACGGTCTGCCCCAGGACTCCGGCCCCATGGCCCTGTTCTACAACAAGAAGGTGTTCGACCAGTACGGGCTCACCGTGCCGACCACCTGGGACGAGTACATCGCCGACGCGAAGAAGCTGCACGCGGCCGACCCCACCAAGTACATCACCAGCGACACCGGTGACCCCGGCTTCGCCACCAGCATGATCTGGCAGGCCGGCGGACGCCCGTTCTCGGCCAGCGGTTCGAAGGTCTCGATCGACCTGCAGGACCAGGGCACCAAGAAGTGGACCGCCAGCTGGAACCAGCTGGTCGAGGGCAAGCTGCTCTCGAGCATCCCCGGCTGGAGCGACGACTGGTTCAAGGCGCTCGGCAACGGCACGATCGCCAGCCTGGTGACGGGCGCCTGGATGCCCGGCGTTCTGGAGTCCTCGGTGAAAGACGCCTCCGGCGACTGGCGCGTCGCGCCGATGCCGACCTACGACGGCACCGCAGCCAACGCCGAGAACGGTGGTGGCGCCCAGGTCGTGCTGAAGCAGAGCAAGAACCCGGCACTGGCGGCCGGCTTCGTGAAGTGGCTGAACAACAGCAAGGCGAGCGTCAAGGTCTTCCTCGAGTCCGGCGGATTCCCCTCCACGACGGCCGACCTCAACTCGAGCGACTTCCTGGCCTCCGCCCCCGAGTACTTCGGTGGGCAGAAGATCAACGAGGTGCTCGTCGACGGTGCCAAGAACGTCTCGAGCGGCTGGCAGTACCTGCCGTTCCAGGTGTACGCGAACAGCATCTTCGCCGACTCGGTCGGGCAGTCGTACGCCGCCGGCAGCGACCTGAACACCGGCCTCCAAGCCTGGCAGAAGTCGCTGGTCGATTACGGGAACCAGCAAGGGTTCACCGTCACCGGCAAGTAG
- a CDS encoding carbohydrate ABC transporter permease, protein MATIAPTAEKRRSTSRPAIRRAGHDPRKRKSVVLTIVMIIFVVYSLIPLAWLIINATKDQPSLFSSFGLWFGDGFSLFKNIGDTLTYRNGIFVQWFGNTLLYVVVGAGGATLLATIAGYGLAKYKFPGKRAVFAVILGAVAVPGTALAVPTFLLFSQVGLTNTPWAVILPSLISPFGLYLIWTYTVDAVPTELLEAARMDGASEFRTFFTISLRLLTPGIVTVLLFAIVATWNNYFLPLIMLSDPQWYPLTVGLGQWSAQAIGVGAQPIYNLVITGSLLTIVPIVIAFLFLQRYWQSGLSAGSVKQ, encoded by the coding sequence ATGGCGACCATCGCCCCCACGGCCGAAAAGCGCCGATCGACGAGCCGTCCGGCCATCCGCCGCGCCGGGCACGACCCCCGCAAGCGCAAGTCGGTCGTGCTCACCATCGTGATGATCATCTTCGTGGTGTACTCGCTGATCCCGCTCGCCTGGCTGATCATCAACGCCACCAAAGACCAGCCGAGCCTGTTCTCGTCGTTCGGGCTCTGGTTCGGCGACGGGTTCTCGCTCTTCAAGAACATCGGCGACACGCTCACCTACCGCAACGGCATCTTCGTCCAGTGGTTCGGCAACACGCTGCTCTATGTGGTGGTCGGCGCGGGCGGGGCCACCCTGCTCGCCACCATCGCGGGCTACGGGCTGGCGAAATACAAGTTCCCGGGCAAGCGCGCGGTCTTCGCGGTCATCCTCGGCGCCGTCGCCGTTCCGGGAACGGCCCTCGCCGTTCCCACCTTTCTGCTCTTCAGCCAGGTGGGGCTCACCAACACGCCCTGGGCGGTGATCCTGCCCTCGCTCATCAGCCCGTTCGGCCTGTACCTGATCTGGACGTATACGGTCGACGCCGTTCCGACCGAACTGCTCGAAGCGGCGCGGATGGACGGCGCCAGCGAGTTCCGCACGTTCTTCACGATCTCGCTGCGGCTCCTCACCCCCGGCATCGTCACTGTGCTGCTCTTCGCGATCGTCGCCACCTGGAACAACTACTTCCTCCCGCTGATCATGCTGAGCGACCCGCAGTGGTACCCGCTCACCGTCGGCCTCGGCCAGTGGAGCGCGCAGGCCATCGGCGTCGGCGCCCAGCCGATCTACAACCTCGTGATCACCGGCTCCCTCCTGACGATCGTTCCGATCGTCATCGCCTTCCTCTTCCTGCAGCGCTACTGGCAGTCCGGCCTGAGCGCCGGAAGCGTCAAGCAGTGA
- a CDS encoding carbohydrate ABC transporter permease, whose amino-acid sequence MTTTSVRQAALPGARRRRTRRDWRGWAFVAPFMIVFVAMIIVPVGYALYLSFFREQLIGGTVFAGLQNYVQVLTDPKFWNGFLRVTVFLVVQVPIMLVLSLVAALALDSARLHGAAFFRIAIFLPYAVPGVVAALIWGFIYGDQFGLTASVNSLLGTHLAPFSPDWILSSIGNIVTWEFMGYNMLIFYAALRTIPGELYEAAEIDGAGAFRTVFSIKIPALRGAIVIATIFSIIGSFQLFNEPNLLKPLAPNAISSFFTPNMYAYNLSFAGQQFNYAATVAIVMGVITAVIAYIVQLRGTRQENR is encoded by the coding sequence ATGACAACGACGTCTGTTCGACAAGCGGCGCTCCCGGGTGCCCGGCGCCGGCGAACGCGGCGCGACTGGCGGGGATGGGCGTTCGTCGCCCCGTTCATGATCGTCTTCGTGGCCATGATCATCGTTCCGGTCGGCTACGCCCTCTACCTCAGCTTCTTCCGCGAGCAGCTCATCGGCGGCACGGTGTTCGCCGGGCTGCAGAACTACGTGCAGGTGCTCACCGACCCGAAGTTCTGGAACGGCTTCCTCCGAGTGACGGTGTTCCTCGTGGTGCAGGTTCCGATCATGCTCGTCCTCTCACTGGTCGCGGCGCTCGCCCTCGACAGCGCACGGCTGCACGGTGCGGCGTTCTTCCGCATCGCGATCTTCCTGCCGTACGCGGTTCCCGGAGTGGTGGCCGCCCTGATCTGGGGGTTCATCTACGGCGACCAATTCGGCCTCACCGCGAGCGTCAACAGCCTGTTGGGCACCCACCTCGCGCCGTTCAGCCCGGACTGGATCCTCAGCTCGATCGGCAACATCGTCACCTGGGAGTTCATGGGCTACAACATGCTCATCTTCTACGCCGCGCTCCGCACGATCCCCGGTGAGCTCTACGAGGCGGCCGAGATCGACGGCGCCGGCGCTTTCCGCACGGTGTTCAGCATCAAGATCCCGGCCCTGCGCGGCGCCATCGTGATCGCCACGATCTTCTCGATCATCGGCAGCTTCCAGCTCTTTAACGAACCCAATCTGCTCAAGCCGCTCGCACCCAACGCGATCAGCAGCTTCTTCACCCCCAACATGTACGCCTACAACCTCTCGTTCGCCGGCCAGCAGTTCAACTACGCGGCCACCGTGGCGATCGTGATGGGTGTGATCACCGCGGTCATCGCCTACATCGTGCAGCTGCGCGGCACCAGACAGGAGAACCGCTGA
- a CDS encoding LacI family DNA-binding transcriptional regulator — MTERTTEQTPVRVARRRRGPSLGDVAQHAGVSTQTVSRVANGLTNVEAATRDRVLASMQALGYRPNKAARALRLGRFRSIGVMMFTLSSYGNMRTLDAIAAAAAGAGYSITLVPVEHNTQQDVNEAFTRLLDQAVDGIVILIEAHIVEEADVELPPGLPVVVIDSTPRSDYPLFDTDQGQGARLATRHLLELGHETVWHLAGPVASFSANRREESWRNTLDEAGRVVPPVLRGDWSTASGYELGREIAARDDITAVFASNDQMALGVLRALHEAGREIPRDVSVVGFDDMAESDSFWPPLTTVHQDFDVVGRLSLETLIREIESGSGEPTMTVVPTRLVTRSSTGPAPR, encoded by the coding sequence ATGACCGAGCGGACGACCGAGCAGACGCCGGTCCGCGTCGCGCGCCGAAGGCGGGGTCCGTCGCTGGGCGATGTCGCACAGCACGCCGGTGTCTCCACCCAGACCGTCTCCCGGGTCGCCAACGGCCTCACGAACGTGGAGGCGGCGACCCGCGATCGCGTCCTCGCGTCGATGCAGGCGCTCGGCTACCGCCCGAACAAGGCGGCTCGGGCCCTGCGCCTGGGCCGGTTCCGCAGCATCGGCGTGATGATGTTCACCCTCTCCTCCTACGGCAATATGCGCACACTCGACGCCATCGCGGCGGCGGCGGCCGGCGCCGGATACTCGATCACCCTGGTGCCGGTGGAGCACAACACCCAGCAGGACGTGAATGAAGCATTCACCCGGCTCCTCGACCAGGCCGTCGACGGGATCGTCATCCTCATCGAGGCGCACATCGTGGAGGAGGCGGATGTGGAACTGCCGCCCGGGCTCCCGGTGGTCGTCATCGACTCCACGCCTCGCAGCGACTATCCGCTGTTCGACACCGACCAGGGGCAGGGCGCTCGCCTCGCCACCCGCCACCTGCTCGAACTCGGGCACGAGACGGTCTGGCATCTCGCAGGGCCCGTGGCCTCGTTCTCGGCGAACCGACGCGAGGAGTCGTGGCGGAACACCCTCGACGAGGCCGGCCGCGTCGTGCCGCCGGTGCTGCGGGGCGACTGGTCCACCGCATCCGGGTACGAGCTCGGGCGCGAGATCGCCGCCCGAGACGACATCACGGCCGTGTTCGCGAGCAACGACCAGATGGCGCTCGGCGTTCTGCGGGCGCTGCACGAGGCCGGCCGGGAGATCCCCCGCGACGTCAGCGTCGTCGGCTTCGACGACATGGCCGAGTCCGACTCGTTCTGGCCGCCGCTGACCACGGTGCACCAGGACTTCGACGTCGTCGGCCGTCTCAGTCTCGAGACGCTCATCCGCGAGATCGAGTCGGGCTCGGGCGAGCCGACGATGACAGTCGTGCCGACACGCCTCGTGACCCGCAGCAGCACCGGACCCGCACCCCGCTGA
- a CDS encoding RICIN domain-containing protein produces the protein MTAVAVAFVSQAIVASGAEAVTTGNGSLVYSPAAGTSFNPEGGRAAGTTYAKNIVLKASGSANGTQLVTYDQLVLVGGKQVYPIYRSTDDGTSWTHLTDIVPSTDFPTLTRTAQPFLYELPQQVGNLPAGTILLSGMIMPADRSSSRLVVYKSADHGATWSYLSTIDTGGPATYDPTPTSTTTTVWEPSLAVDGNGGLAAYFSDERQKAAGVLQAVSYRRSTDGGLTWGAEVNVSAPTNSSDRPGMITVTKLPDGRYLATFEVVNRPSQTTNTAPVYFKISPDGLDWSPASSIGTPITLANGRGIGSSPFVKWVPTGGPKGMVVVASKWGLDAAGNISGGQDYYVNYNLGAGPWERLPMAVTYDSTDSEGGTFSGFAQSFDTSVDGRTLYQATNVENLTTTYNDVRVGSIPLDAQQYEAEKAARTSDTSLVTDVNAANGSKVGNINNATSSVTFTVRVPSAGSYTLNVRYDNGTGGTSTHNVSVNGGTASTIGYPATVNWGRFGWAQKTVTLAAGANTIAFTKGTSYAELDQLQVFQAATPLDPQFRIVNRASGKYLEIASAALTDGALAGQWGDTGNATQIWNVHPITGGVQLLNDNSGKLLEIPGAQTADGVQAGQWGPTGNATQNWVATTSGGYWTLTNANSGKVLEIVGSSTADGAAAQQRTAAGGANQQWQLKKEGIQ, from the coding sequence GTGACGGCTGTGGCCGTCGCGTTCGTCTCGCAGGCGATCGTCGCCTCCGGCGCTGAGGCCGTGACGACAGGGAACGGTTCGCTCGTGTACTCGCCGGCGGCGGGAACGTCCTTCAACCCGGAAGGCGGCCGCGCGGCGGGGACGACGTACGCGAAGAACATCGTGCTGAAAGCCAGCGGCTCCGCCAACGGCACCCAGCTCGTCACTTACGACCAATTGGTGCTGGTGGGCGGCAAACAGGTGTACCCGATCTACCGCAGCACCGACGACGGAACCAGCTGGACGCATCTGACCGACATCGTTCCGAGCACCGACTTCCCGACGCTGACACGAACGGCGCAGCCGTTCCTCTACGAGCTGCCGCAGCAGGTGGGGAATCTCCCCGCGGGCACGATCCTCCTCTCCGGCATGATCATGCCCGCCGACCGCTCGAGCAGCCGGCTCGTGGTGTACAAGAGCGCCGATCACGGCGCCACCTGGTCGTATCTCAGCACGATCGACACCGGCGGGCCCGCCACCTACGACCCGACGCCCACCTCGACGACGACCACCGTGTGGGAGCCCTCGCTCGCCGTCGACGGGAACGGGGGACTGGCTGCCTACTTCTCCGACGAGCGGCAGAAGGCCGCCGGCGTGCTGCAGGCCGTGTCGTACCGCCGCTCGACCGATGGCGGTCTGACCTGGGGCGCTGAGGTCAACGTCTCGGCGCCCACGAACAGCAGCGACCGGCCAGGGATGATCACGGTCACGAAACTGCCCGACGGCCGCTACCTCGCCACCTTCGAGGTGGTCAACCGGCCGAGCCAGACCACGAACACGGCCCCCGTCTACTTCAAGATCTCGCCCGACGGCCTCGACTGGTCGCCGGCGAGCAGCATCGGCACGCCCATCACCCTCGCGAACGGGCGGGGGATCGGTTCGTCGCCGTTCGTGAAGTGGGTTCCGACCGGCGGTCCGAAAGGCATGGTCGTCGTCGCATCCAAGTGGGGTCTCGACGCCGCCGGGAACATCAGCGGAGGACAGGACTACTACGTCAACTACAACCTCGGCGCCGGTCCGTGGGAGCGCCTGCCGATGGCGGTGACCTACGACTCCACGGACAGCGAGGGTGGAACCTTCTCCGGCTTCGCGCAGAGCTTCGACACCAGCGTCGACGGCCGCACGCTCTACCAGGCGACGAACGTCGAGAACCTCACCACCACCTACAATGACGTCAGGGTCGGCTCGATCCCGCTCGACGCTCAGCAGTACGAGGCCGAGAAGGCTGCGCGCACCTCGGACACGTCGCTGGTGACGGACGTCAATGCGGCCAACGGCAGCAAGGTCGGCAACATCAACAACGCCACCAGCTCCGTCACCTTCACGGTTCGCGTTCCCAGCGCTGGTTCGTACACGCTCAACGTGCGCTACGACAACGGAACGGGCGGGACGAGCACGCACAACGTGTCCGTCAACGGCGGCACGGCTTCGACGATCGGCTATCCGGCCACGGTGAACTGGGGCCGCTTCGGGTGGGCGCAGAAGACCGTGACCCTCGCGGCCGGGGCCAACACGATCGCGTTCACGAAGGGCACGTCCTACGCGGAACTCGATCAGCTGCAGGTGTTTCAGGCGGCCACCCCGCTCGATCCGCAGTTCCGGATCGTGAACCGCGCGAGCGGGAAATACCTGGAGATCGCCTCTGCCGCCCTCACCGACGGTGCCCTGGCCGGTCAGTGGGGAGACACCGGCAATGCGACGCAGATCTGGAACGTGCATCCGATCACCGGGGGTGTGCAATTGCTGAACGACAACAGCGGGAAGCTGCTCGAGATCCCCGGGGCGCAGACGGCGGACGGCGTTCAGGCCGGTCAGTGGGGCCCGACGGGCAACGCCACCCAGAACTGGGTGGCCACGACCAGCGGCGGATACTGGACGCTCACGAACGCGAACAGCGGCAAGGTTCTCGAGATCGTCGGATCGTCGACCGCCGACGGCGCCGCCGCTCAGCAGCGCACCGCGGCCGGGGGCGCGAACCAGCAGTGGCAGCTGAAGAAGGAGGGCATCCAGTAG
- the arfA gene encoding arabinosylfuranosidase ArfA, whose amino-acid sequence MNTAHLTVNPAATIGAINPRLFGSFIEHLGRAVYDGIYEPGHPLANADGFRTDVIELVKELGVTAIRYPGGNFVSGFKWEDSVGPRSERPRRLDLAWHSTETNEIGLHEFQNWLDAVDSELMLAVNLGTRGTPEALDLLEYANLAGGTTLSDRRAANGRSEPFDVRIWCLGNEMDGPWQLGHRSADDYGKLAAQTARAMKAFDPDLELVVCGSSSSSMPTFAEWERVVLTHAYDAVDYISCHAYYEDKGDLGAFLASGIDMDRFIRSVVATADHVKAVRGSDKTIEISFDEWNIWYNTRFENVDKIEGVDNWPVAPRLLEDQYSVADAVVFGSLLITLLKHADRVTSASLAQLVNVIAPIMTEPGGAAWRQTTFFPFAETARHATGVALDVAVTSGTYPTDAFGDVPLVDAVASHDELTGAIALFAVNRSIGETAELTVDIGGVVASGREYTVTARTLSDPDIHAANTLSDPERVGLQENTTVTREGGTLRIQLPAVSWSEVLLTPTA is encoded by the coding sequence ATGAACACCGCACATCTCACCGTCAACCCGGCCGCCACGATCGGCGCGATCAACCCGCGCCTGTTCGGGTCGTTCATCGAACACCTGGGCCGGGCCGTCTACGACGGCATTTACGAACCCGGGCATCCGCTCGCGAACGCCGACGGGTTCCGCACCGACGTGATCGAGCTCGTGAAGGAGCTCGGCGTCACGGCCATTCGCTACCCTGGCGGCAACTTCGTCTCCGGGTTCAAGTGGGAAGACAGCGTCGGCCCGCGCTCGGAGCGCCCCCGCCGCCTCGATCTGGCCTGGCATTCGACCGAGACGAACGAGATCGGTCTGCACGAGTTCCAGAACTGGCTCGACGCGGTGGACAGCGAATTGATGCTCGCGGTCAACCTCGGCACGCGCGGGACTCCCGAGGCCCTGGACCTCCTCGAGTACGCCAACCTGGCCGGCGGGACGACCCTCTCGGACCGTCGCGCCGCGAATGGGCGCAGTGAGCCGTTCGACGTGCGCATCTGGTGTCTCGGCAACGAGATGGACGGGCCGTGGCAGCTCGGTCACCGGTCGGCCGACGACTACGGCAAACTGGCTGCGCAGACCGCGCGGGCGATGAAAGCCTTCGACCCCGACCTCGAGCTGGTGGTCTGCGGATCGTCCAGTTCGTCGATGCCGACGTTCGCCGAGTGGGAGCGCGTCGTGCTCACCCACGCGTACGACGCGGTGGACTACATCTCCTGCCACGCGTACTACGAAGACAAGGGCGATCTGGGAGCCTTCCTCGCCTCCGGGATCGACATGGACCGTTTCATCCGCAGCGTCGTCGCCACCGCCGACCATGTGAAGGCCGTGCGGGGCAGCGACAAGACCATCGAGATCTCGTTCGACGAGTGGAACATCTGGTACAACACGCGGTTCGAGAACGTCGACAAGATCGAGGGCGTCGACAACTGGCCGGTGGCGCCGCGGCTGCTCGAAGACCAGTACTCCGTCGCGGATGCGGTGGTGTTCGGCAGCCTGCTCATCACGCTGCTGAAGCACGCCGACCGGGTGACCAGCGCCTCCCTCGCTCAGCTGGTCAATGTGATCGCGCCGATCATGACCGAGCCGGGCGGTGCGGCCTGGCGCCAGACGACATTCTTCCCGTTCGCGGAGACGGCCCGGCACGCGACCGGGGTCGCCCTCGACGTGGCCGTGACCAGCGGCACGTACCCGACCGACGCGTTCGGCGACGTCCCGCTGGTCGACGCCGTGGCCAGCCACGATGAGCTGACGGGCGCGATCGCCCTGTTCGCCGTCAACCGGTCGATCGGAGAGACGGCGGAGCTGACCGTCGACATCGGTGGTGTCGTCGCTTCGGGCCGGGAGTACACGGTGACGGCTCGCACCCTGAGCGACCCCGACATCCACGCGGCGAACACCCTGTCCGATCCGGAGCGGGTCGGCCTGCAGGAGAACACGACGGTGACCCGAGAGGGTGGCACGCTGCGCATCCAGCTGCCGGCGGTCTCGTGGTCGGAGGTGCTGCTCACCCCCACAGCGTGA
- a CDS encoding family 1 glycosylhydrolase, giving the protein MTETPARWFEDGRLHFALGIEDTFVPQAREGERPIDEYELTDHYEQFDADFRLGASVGADLLRWGVPWYRVTPERGHWDWSWVDRAVASMHDAGLKPIVDLLHYGTPTWLDGQFAHPDYPQHVEEYAARFAERFGEVATDYTPVNEPVIHALFSGEYGYWPPYLTGAQGFTTIATNLAKGFVRSQRAIAALLPQASFVHVDAAMKFVGAVDAPEHAAEAERLTHQVHLVEDLVTGRVGDGHPLVASLRRTGVGDDDLEWFRRNAVQPDVMGVNYYPRHSTELFEAGVHHSGGFADPRPSVDRGAEGLRDALQTYADRYGAPVMLTETCVTGSAAERIDWLDASVVLIERMRADGVPIVGYTWWPLFDMYEWTWRHTDNPRHDHLLTMGLYDLVESDNGLLRVENPVAARYREHALSSRRPSAANQRKNV; this is encoded by the coding sequence ATGACCGAGACCCCCGCCCGCTGGTTCGAAGATGGCCGTCTGCACTTCGCGCTGGGTATCGAAGACACTTTCGTGCCCCAGGCTCGCGAGGGCGAGCGCCCGATCGACGAGTACGAGCTCACCGACCACTACGAGCAGTTCGACGCCGATTTCCGTCTCGGGGCCTCCGTCGGCGCCGACCTGCTCCGCTGGGGTGTGCCCTGGTACCGGGTGACGCCCGAGCGCGGCCACTGGGACTGGTCGTGGGTGGATCGGGCGGTTGCGAGCATGCACGATGCTGGGCTGAAGCCGATCGTCGACCTCCTGCACTACGGAACGCCCACCTGGCTCGACGGGCAGTTCGCGCATCCCGACTATCCGCAGCATGTCGAGGAGTACGCGGCCCGCTTCGCCGAACGGTTCGGCGAGGTCGCGACCGACTACACACCGGTGAACGAGCCCGTGATCCACGCGCTCTTCTCGGGCGAGTACGGCTACTGGCCGCCCTACCTGACGGGAGCGCAGGGGTTCACGACCATCGCGACGAACCTGGCGAAGGGGTTCGTGCGCTCGCAACGCGCCATCGCCGCACTGCTGCCGCAGGCCTCGTTCGTGCATGTCGACGCTGCGATGAAGTTCGTCGGCGCCGTCGACGCGCCCGAGCACGCCGCCGAGGCAGAGCGGCTGACCCATCAGGTGCACCTCGTCGAAGACCTGGTCACCGGCCGGGTCGGCGACGGGCACCCGCTCGTCGCCTCGCTGCGACGCACCGGGGTGGGGGACGACGACCTGGAGTGGTTCCGCCGGAACGCCGTGCAGCCGGATGTGATGGGCGTCAACTACTACCCGCGCCACTCGACCGAGCTCTTCGAGGCCGGGGTTCACCATTCGGGCGGGTTCGCCGACCCTCGCCCGTCCGTCGACCGCGGCGCCGAGGGGCTGCGCGACGCCCTGCAGACCTACGCCGACCGTTACGGCGCACCGGTCATGCTCACCGAAACCTGTGTGACCGGCTCCGCCGCCGAGCGCATCGACTGGCTCGACGCCTCCGTCGTGCTCATCGAGCGGATGCGCGCCGACGGCGTCCCCATCGTCGGTTACACCTGGTGGCCGCTGTTCGACATGTACGAGTGGACCTGGCGTCACACCGACAACCCGCGTCACGACCACCTCCTCACCATGGGCCTCTACGACCTGGTGGAGAGCGACAACGGCCTGCTCCGGGTCGAGAACCCGGTCGCCGCCCGCTACCGGGAGCACGCCCTGTCTTCCCGCCGACCGTCCGCCGCCAACCAACGGAAAAACGTATGA